The DNA segment GACTTCGGAATAGAAAAGGATCGCGCTGTCAAAGTCCCAATCCCCCTCCTCCGCTGTAGCATCGGCTCCCGGTAAACCCAACAAGCTACATGTGGCAGCCGTAAGCGCGGTACGAATCTTTTTCTGTTTTTTCAATTGCACCCGCAACCTCCACCGGCAAAACTACGCCCACCACTGGAGGCCTCTTTACTGAAATAGATATGATCATCCAGCCCCGCTTCCACAGGATCGGCGATCAACTGCATCTCAGGCTTTGCCAGTAGATCACGTTCCCAGGGTTCAACCCCGAGATTTGCGCAACCACTGAGAAAAATGGTGGCTGGAATCATCAGGGCGGCAACTTTGAGCATGCTGTTACTCACTCCGTGAAACGGTTACTTGAGAATTAAATGAAAAGGGAGGATTAGAGCAAAAATTCCTTAAACAAATCTTAACTGGCTCGTGCCGCATTCTTACAAGGTAAGAAACCACTCTGTCTCTCTAGAGTGAATTCAAAACCTTCTTGATCTCCTGTTCCCGCTGCGCTTTTTCGGATTCAAAAAAACCCACGTGAGATTCAAGAATACGTCCCTGCTCATCGATCAGAAAGGAGGCGGGCATCCCTTTTAAGCCATATTCACTTGCCACCTCACCCTCGGGATCGAACGCCACCGTGAACTCGGCCTCGGTCTTGGAGAGAAAGGCATCGGCCAGTGCTCGATCCTTGTCGAGATTGACGGCTATAATCACCAAACCCTGCTGTCTGTATCTGTTCTGAATATGGTTCATCCAGGGAAAGGATGCCCTGCACGGCACACACCAGGAGGCCCAGAAATCGAGCAGTACCACCTTCCCCCTAAACTCATCGAGTGTGACGGCCATCTCCTCACCTTGCAGTGAGAATCCAGGTGCCAGTGGGTAGTCTTCATTGGCCAGTAGGGCGCTGGTAAAGCACAAGCTTACCAAGCACAGATTAATGAATCGTCTCATTGCATATCCGTCGTTGAATCTTATGTAGATTAATTCGTCTGTTACGGTCTGGCAGTAACAAAGATACGCAACATGACCCATACGAATATAACCCCGCCGATGACTGCAAGCAAACCACCTATACCCATCACCCCCATGGCCAACTTGGCGGAAAGTGTATCCAGACCCTGGGCGGCCCCGGCAGTCTTACGTTGGATCCCCATGGCTCCGGATAGAGCCAAACCGGTAATATGCAGCAGTTGTCCGACACCATAAATCCAAGGCTGCAGTTCTGCCAATCGGCCTTGCACAGGTGGATAACCCAGTTTGGGTAACAGCAGATAGGCCAGCCCCATCAGACCCATGGTGACACCCACGATGGAGCCATGATAGTGGGCAGGGATAATGGTGTTGACACCTGATATGAACAGGGCGATGGCACCGCCGCAAAAGAACAGCAGCATCGACATCCAAAGGCTGCGGCGCAGCGGCCTCGCCTCAGGCCCTGCCCTGTCTGCACGCAGCAGGCCAATGAATATCAGCAGCCCAATCGGCGTTACTGCCACGCCACCGCCATACTGCATCAGCTGGGTAAAGGCGGTGCGGGATTCGATGCTCACTGTCTGGTGGAGCAGGTAGATCACCGGCACCAGTAACACCGGTGCTATACCCAGAATCAAGAGCCAGAAATACCAGCGGGAATCACCGGGCAGGCTCACCCCGCTATGCAGGGCGAGCCACAACCATGCCAGGATAATCAGCTGGGTATAGGCAAACTGCAGGGTGTGTCCAGCCCCCCAGAAAAGATACTCATAGTAGCTCTGCCCGGCCACATCCGCCGGCATCTGCCACCAGGCCGTCAACAGTGCCGCGAGGGAGACCAGCAGCGCCACGGCGACAGTGAATGCGGCCAGACTCGGCAGATGGTCACCCCACAAGGCGCCTCGGGTTGAGTGCAAGCCTATCAGCGCCTGCAAGGCGATACCCAGACCGAAGAGTCCCAGCATGATAAAAAACAGGGGTCTCTGCAGTACCGGTACATAGTTGTTCATCAACGGCGCTCCATCCCCGATAAAGGCGGCCATAGCGACACCCAGGGTACCAATCAGCGCCAAATAAAAGGCCAGATACTGTAGCCGTATCGACGTGGATCCCGCCTGCGTTGTCAAACACCAAACCAGCCCGGCCATGGCGAGAAACCAGATCAATACAGATTGATCCACATGCACCACCAGGGCGGTGCGGAAAAAGTCCACCCAGGGGAAGAAGGACTCGCTGCCGGGGGTGCGCGAGAGCACCAGCAGCAGGGCAAACAACCCCGCCAGTCCCAACGCCAGCACTCCCAGCTGCAACCATCTCGCGGCCAACGTTCGATGCCCCAATCGAGGCATGACCATGCTGATTACCCGGCTGTCATCGAGGTTAATCAAAATCTAAAACTCCTGTTACCAAGTCGCGCGTTAATTACCCATCAGTTACGTTATTCGCCAGATGCAAGGATCCCGTTATAACCGGTGCGGCAAGCCGCACCCTACAAAGATTTGCCTTTGGAATGGCTCATATCGTACCTTGGTGTGATGAAAAGACATAACCAATATCGTCTTGCGGTAATCACCTGCCTACTGGCCTTCTGCGTTATCCTGGTAGGCGCTTATGTGCGCCTTTCAGATGCCGGTCTGGGCTGTCCCGACTGGCCAGGCTGCTACGGCAAGATGGTGGTGCCGGTGAACGAGACTGCGGTTGAAGCTGCCAACCGTGCCTACGCCGATCGTCCACTGGATCAGGGCAAGGCGTGGAAAGAGATGGTGCATCGCTATCTGGCGGGCAGTCTGGGACTGGCCATCCTGTTCCTGGCCATCCTAGCCTGGCATGGCCGACGTCATCTCAATCAACCCCTGCTGCTACCCACACTGCTATTGCTGCTGGTAGTCTTTCAGGCCGCCCTGGGGATGTGGACCGTTACCCTATTGGTAAAACCTGTGATTGTCACAGCCCATCTGCTTGGTGGATTCGCCACATTCGTACTGTTGGGTCTGCTGGTACTTAAATTACGCCCAGTCGGCTCTCTACACGCCTTCGACACCTCCCGATCGCTGCGCAGGTGGGTACACTTCTCGCTCCTGATTCTGTTGTTACAAATCTCACTGGGCGGCTGGACCAGCACCAATTATGCAGCCCTGGCCTGTAGCGAGTTCCCCACCTGCTACGCCGGCTCCTGGTGGCCCGAGATGGATTTCAGTGAGGCCTTCGTGCTGTGGCGGGGCCTGGGTGTCAATTATGAATTCGGCGTGCTCGACAACAGTGCACGGACCGCCATTCACATGACCCATCGGATCGGCGCCTTGATCACTGCACTCACCCTGGGCCTGCTGGTGTGGCGCCTGACACGCCCCGATTCCGCACCCCTATTGAGAAAGCTGGGGCTCACCCTGCTGTTGCTGTTGGCGCTACAGATCACCCTTGGAATAACCAATGTACTCGGACATCTTCCATTGAGCATCGCAGTAGCCCACAATGGTGGCGCAGCCCTGTTGCTATTACTTTTGGTAACACTTTTCTGGGTATCGAGAAGATATGAATAACACTACAACGAATGCAAACGACCGATCACGCCTAAACGCCATACCAATGCTCATCGCCCTCTCTGTGGTTGCAGGGTTGATCGCCTGGTACAGCCTGTCAATGCAGACATCATCCGAATCCGTGGCAGAGCCGGTAAAATTAGAACAGGGCATGCTGCTGCCTGAATTGAGACCACTCAAGCCTTTTTCTCTCACTACTCACAAAGGTACATCCTTCGATAACCAGAGCCTGCTGGGTCACTGGACATTCATGAGTTTCGGCTATACCTATTGCCCGGATATCTGCCCCACCACCATGGCCCTGTTTTCGGAGATGCATAATAAAATCCAGACCCAGGCAAGCACCGAACCCTACCAGGTTACTTTCGTATCGGTGGATCCCGAGCGGGACAGCCTTGAGCGTCTGTCCGAGTATGTGACCTATTTCGATCCCTCCTTCGTCGGCGCCACCGGTCCGGAAGAGTCTCTGCAAGAACTGACCAAACCCCTGGGCATCCTCTATAAACGGGTCGAGACCGAGGATAGCGCCATGGGCTATGTGATGGACCACTCCGCCTCGATTATCCTGGTGGACCCTCAAGGTCAGTTCCATGCCTACTTCAGCCCTCCCCATGACGCCGAAAAGATGGCCCATGATTTCATCGCCCTCAGCAGCCAAACGGAAACGGCCCGATAGAGCGAAGGAAAGCGGAATATGAACCAGACAGTCAAGGGTAAATGCTGGCAGTGTGGAAGTGACTTGGAGGCGGTGGACTATGGTCGTGAAACCACCTGCCGCTCCTGCGGCAAACCGACACGGGTCTGTCGCAACTGTCGCTGGTATGCACCGAACCGGCCCAATCAGTGCGAAGAGCCAATGGCGGATCGGGTAATGGATAAAGAGAATGCCAACTTTTGTGGCTACTTCGAACCCACAGAGGAGAGTGCGGGCACTGACGCAGATACAACACAAGATGCCTTACGCAAAGCGGCAGAGGATCTGTTCAAGTCCTGATCCGTTAGTCTCCTGATCCTGTCAACAGACTCAGGCCGAATTACTCTCCATGGGTCTCTTTCAGGCCCAATGCGCCTTCGAGTAAATTACCCTTCAGGTCGACGCCATTGAACAGGGTGTTATGTAAATTCGCCTTACGTAGAGTACAGCGATACAAACTGGCATCGGTGAAATCGGCAGCATACAGGTTGGCACCCTCGAAATCGGCAAACTCCAGTTGTGCCGAACGAAAACTCGCTTCTTTTAAATTGGCACCATTGAACCTCACCCGGGAAATATGCGTTTTGGAAAAATCCACTCCAATCAGATTTCCGCTGAGCTCGACGTTCTGCAGTTTTACCCCTTCAAGTTTCGCACCTTTGAGTTTTGCACCGTGCATTCTCGCCCCCTGGAGGTTGGCGTGCTGCAGGTTCGCATCAACCAACGTCACCTTCTTCAATTCCGCATCGACGAACAGGGTTCGCCTCAGGTCGGCACCGCTGAGATCGGCTTTAAGCAGTCTGGCCTTGCTGAAATCGACTCCCTGCAGATCGAGACCGGATAGTTTTGTCTGGCGAAGATCGGCGCCCTTGAAACTGGTGTCGGAGAGATCCTTGGTTTGAGTCAGGTCAAGACCACGCAGGTTGGCATTATCGAGCACCGCCCCATTCAGGATAACAGCGTCGAGCCGGCTACCCGATAACAGGGCAGAGACAAGATTGGCCCCGCTCAGGTTGGCTGCGGTCAGCACTGCCATTGTCAGATTGGCCTCATGCAGATTGGCATTTCTCAGATCCGCCTCACTCAGGTTTGCACGGCTGAACCTGCCCCGAGAGAGATCGAGTCCCTGCATCGATGCACCCTGCAGATTGGCGCGGGCGAAGCTCGCTCCCCTGAGGCTGGCACCCTCCAGCAGAGCGCCCCTGAGATCGGCCTTGTAGAGCATTGCACGATCGAGTTGCGCACCCCGCAGATCGACCCCGCTCAGATCCTGCATCCGCAGATCGGCCTGCCTGAGATCACATTCTTGACAGCTTCTCTTCGAGAGCAGTTGCTGGATCGCCTGTTCGCTCGCCGGAAGATGGACAGGCAGCAATGTGAGCATTAACCCTGCCAGAGTACCGATGGACTTATTCAACTCCCCCCCTCAATGATCTATTCTGTCAGGAGACCAGAATACAGATTATTGTTGTTGACTCAACCCTATAACACACTATGACAAGTAGGGTTTGGTTGCCTGTTAGACTGATACCCACACCAGTTTCATTCGGTGATTATTCCATCAAACGATATCAGACTTCAGCCGTTTGTCACCTTCCAGGGTAAGGTAGCGATTA comes from the Candidatus Thiodiazotropha sp. CDECU1 genome and includes:
- a CDS encoding DUF4266 domain-containing protein — protein: MLKVAALMIPATIFLSGCANLGVEPWERDLLAKPEMQLIADPVEAGLDDHIYFSKEASSGGRSFAGGGCGCN
- a CDS encoding TlpA family protein disulfide reductase, with product MRRFINLCLVSLCFTSALLANEDYPLAPGFSLQGEEMAVTLDEFRGKVVLLDFWASWCVPCRASFPWMNHIQNRYRQQGLVIIAVNLDKDRALADAFLSKTEAEFTVAFDPEGEVASEYGLKGMPASFLIDEQGRILESHVGFFESEKAQREQEIKKVLNSL
- a CDS encoding cbb3-type cytochrome c oxidase subunit I, with translation MINLDDSRVISMVMPRLGHRTLAARWLQLGVLALGLAGLFALLLVLSRTPGSESFFPWVDFFRTALVVHVDQSVLIWFLAMAGLVWCLTTQAGSTSIRLQYLAFYLALIGTLGVAMAAFIGDGAPLMNNYVPVLQRPLFFIMLGLFGLGIALQALIGLHSTRGALWGDHLPSLAAFTVAVALLVSLAALLTAWWQMPADVAGQSYYEYLFWGAGHTLQFAYTQLIILAWLWLALHSGVSLPGDSRWYFWLLILGIAPVLLVPVIYLLHQTVSIESRTAFTQLMQYGGGVAVTPIGLLIFIGLLRADRAGPEARPLRRSLWMSMLLFFCGGAIALFISGVNTIIPAHYHGSIVGVTMGLMGLAYLLLPKLGYPPVQGRLAELQPWIYGVGQLLHITGLALSGAMGIQRKTAGAAQGLDTLSAKLAMGVMGIGGLLAVIGGVIFVWVMLRIFVTARP
- a CDS encoding COX15/CtaA family protein translates to MKRHNQYRLAVITCLLAFCVILVGAYVRLSDAGLGCPDWPGCYGKMVVPVNETAVEAANRAYADRPLDQGKAWKEMVHRYLAGSLGLAILFLAILAWHGRRHLNQPLLLPTLLLLLVVFQAALGMWTVTLLVKPVIVTAHLLGGFATFVLLGLLVLKLRPVGSLHAFDTSRSLRRWVHFSLLILLLQISLGGWTSTNYAALACSEFPTCYAGSWWPEMDFSEAFVLWRGLGVNYEFGVLDNSARTAIHMTHRIGALITALTLGLLVWRLTRPDSAPLLRKLGLTLLLLLALQITLGITNVLGHLPLSIAVAHNGGAALLLLLLVTLFWVSRRYE
- a CDS encoding SCO family protein — protein: MNNTTTNANDRSRLNAIPMLIALSVVAGLIAWYSLSMQTSSESVAEPVKLEQGMLLPELRPLKPFSLTTHKGTSFDNQSLLGHWTFMSFGYTYCPDICPTTMALFSEMHNKIQTQASTEPYQVTFVSVDPERDSLERLSEYVTYFDPSFVGATGPEESLQELTKPLGILYKRVETEDSAMGYVMDHSASIILVDPQGQFHAYFSPPHDAEKMAHDFIALSSQTETAR
- a CDS encoding pentapeptide repeat-containing protein, with the protein product MNKSIGTLAGLMLTLLPVHLPASEQAIQQLLSKRSCQECDLRQADLRMQDLSGVDLRGAQLDRAMLYKADLRGALLEGASLRGASFARANLQGASMQGLDLSRGRFSRANLSEADLRNANLHEANLTMAVLTAANLSGANLVSALLSGSRLDAVILNGAVLDNANLRGLDLTQTKDLSDTSFKGADLRQTKLSGLDLQGVDFSKARLLKADLSGADLRRTLFVDAELKKVTLVDANLQHANLQGARMHGAKLKGAKLEGVKLQNVELSGNLIGVDFSKTHISRVRFNGANLKEASFRSAQLEFADFEGANLYAADFTDASLYRCTLRKANLHNTLFNGVDLKGNLLEGALGLKETHGE